The following nucleotide sequence is from Pseudomonas putida S13.1.2.
GGCGCTGTAGTGTTGCCCGGTCGTCCACGGAAAGGGGCTGGGGCAATGCAGCAGGAATTGGCCACGCGATACCCGTTGGTGCTGGTGCCGGGCATGCTCGGGTTTGTCCGGGTAGTGCTCTACCCCTACTGGTTTGGCATCGTGCCAGCCCTGCGCAAGGGCGGGGCGCAGGTGTTCCCGGTGCAGGTGTCGCCGCTGCATTCCAGCGAAGTGCGCGGCGAGCAGTTGCTGGAGATCATCGAAGATATCTGCACCCGTACCGGTGCCGACAAGGTCAACCTCATCGGCCACAGCCAGGGTGCCCTGAGCGCGCGCTACGCAGCCGCCAAGCGGCCGCAGCGCGTGGCTTCGGTCACCTCGGTGGCCGGCCCCAACCACGGCTCGGAACTGGCTGACCACCTGGAGCGCACGGCGCCTGGCGATTCACCCCAGGGGCGCATCCTCAAGGCCGTGCTGCATGGTTTTGCCGTGTTGCTGGTGTGGCTGGAAACCGGCTGGCGCCGCGACCCGCTGCCGGTCGATGTGCACGCCTCGCACCAATCGCTGACCACAGACGGGGTGGCGCTGTTCAACCAGGCGTATCCGCAGGGGCTGCCGCAGACCTGGGGCGGCGAAGGGGCCTATGAGGTCGATGGCGTGCGCTATTACTCGTGGTCCGGCACCTTGCAGCCCGGCCTGACCGACCAGGGGCGCAACCGCTTTGACGGCAGCAACCGCTTCTGCCGCCTGTTCGCGCGCGGCTTCGTCAAGGAAAAGGGCCATTGCGACGGCATGGTCGGGCGTTTCAGTTCGCACCTGGGGCAGGTGATCGGCGATGACTATCCACTCGATCATCTGGATATCGTCAACCAGTCGCTCGGCGCCGTGGGCAAGGGCGCCGAGCCGGTGCGGCTGTTCACCGAACATGCAGCCCGGCTCAAGGCGGCCGGGCTTTAGTTTCAGGGCTTCAGCGGCGTATCGGCGTGGTCCAGCGCTCGGCCAGCACTACCCCTGCCAGGGTCAGCAGGCCGCCGACCAGGTGATAGCGCGCCAGTTGCTCGTCGAGCACCAGGGCGGCGATCAGTGCGGTGATCAATGGCAGCAGGTTGAAGAACAGCGTGGTGCGGCTTGGCCCCAGGCGATGCACGGCCTGCATCCACACCAGTGGCGCGATCATCGAGGCCAGCACGCAGGCGTACAGCACCAGGCCGATGTTATGGCTGTTCAGGCCGGTCTTGTCCGACAGCAGGAACAGCGGCAGCAGCACCACGATTGCTACCAGCACCTGCAAGTACAGCAACTGCAGCGGTGGCAGGCGCAACTGCCATTTCTTCAACAGGAAGCTGTACAGCGCATAGGCAAGGGTGGCGACCAGCATCAGCAGGTCGCCGCTGTTCAAGCCCTGCTGCAGCAGGCTGGCGGGGTGGCCGGCACTGACCACTTCCAGCACGCCGAAGAATGACACCACCGCGCCCAGCAGGGCGCCGTAGCTCAGGCGCTGGCCCAGCCAGGCGATGGACAGCGCCAGCGACATCAGTGGCATCAGCGAAAGGATGATGCCCATGTTGGTGGCGCTGGTGATGCCGGCGGCAAAATAGGCCAGGCTCTGGTACATCGCCATGCCCAGCACGCCCAGCACGAACACTTTGCCCAGGTGTGGGCGAATGGCTGCGCGGTTGCGCCATACGGCGGGCAGCAGGAATGGGGTGAACAGCAAGCCGGCCAGTAGCCAGCGGTAGAAGCCGATTTCGGCAGGTTGGATGGCACCGGCGGACATCTTGGTGACCACGGTGTTGCCGGCCCAGATGAGGATGGCGGTGAGGGGGAACAGGTAATTCATGTAGCGGGTTACTCATTGGGGCCTGGATTGGGGCTGCCTTGCAGCCCTTCGCGGGCTTGCCCGCTCCCACAGGGATATCACAGGCCTTGAGGTTGGCGCAGTTCCTGTGGGAGCGGGCAAGCCCGCGAAGGCCTGCAAGGCAGGCCCTCGATAGGCCTGTATTATCGAGTGTCTGTTCACAAGCCTATACTCTTATCCAGACAACCCACCCCGCAAAGCAGACAGCATGCCGCGCAAATACCTCGATATCCCCCAATTCACCCAACTGCCGGCCCCGGTGTACTTCCGCCACGACGAGTTCGTTGCCGATACCCACAGCGCCGTGCACTGCCACGCTTGGGGCCAGCTCAACTACTCGGCTCACGGCGTGATGCACCTGGATGTGGCCGGCCAGCGTTTCCTGTCGCCGCCGCAATACGCCGTTTGGGTACCGCCCGATACCGAGCATGGTTGCTACAACCCTCAAGCCATCGTCTACCGCTCCATCTATCTCGACCGCAGCCTGTGCGCAGCCCTGCCACCGCTACCGTGCAGCCTGATGATCAGCGATATCCTCAAGGCTATCCTTGGCGACTTTGCCCGGCGTGACCTGAAGGTGGCCGAGGAGGAGCGCGACCAGCGCCTGGTGCAGGTACTGCTCGACCAGTTGCTGCTGGCGCCCACCCAAGCCTGCTACCTGCCGTTTGCCCACAGCGATGGCCTGCGGCAGGTACTCGACGGCCTCAGTGCCGAGCCCGGTGACAACCGCCCGCTGGCCGACTGGGCCGCGCGCGTGCATGTCAGCGAACGCACCCTGGCCCGCCAGTTTTTGCGCGAACTGGGCATCAGTTTTGGCGAATGGCGCCTGCGCCTGCGTTTTCTGCGTGCCATCGAAGCGCTGGAGGCCGGCCTGCCGATTCAGGCCATTGCCTTCGACCTGGGCTACAGCAGCGCGTCGGCGTTCATCGCCATGTTCCAGCGCCAGGCTCAGTGCACCCCCGAGCAGTACCGTCGGCAGGCACGGGCGGGGCGCTGAATTTCTTGGCTACACTCAGCTCGACCCCCGTGCGTCGGGCACGGAGCCAAGGAGACCACTCCATGAAAGTGCTGCAAATTCCATTGCTGGCGTTGGCTGTGTTGTTCAGTGCCCAGGGCTTCGCGGCCAATACGGCGCAGCAGGAAAAGATGAAAACCTGCAATGCCGACGCTACTACCAAAGCCCTCAAGGGCGATGAGCGCAAAGCGTTCATGAGCACTTGCCTGAAGAAGGACGTGCCACAAACCCAGCAGGAGAAGATGAAGACCTGCAACGCCGACGCCACCACCAAAGCCCTGAAGGGTGACGAGCGCAAGGCGTACATGAGCGACTGCCTGAAGAAGAAATGACCTATGCCTGCGCCGCCAAGGCTGGCAGACTGCGGGCATTCCCGCTGTCTGCCGTCGAGGCTGTATGACCTTTACCCCCCGTCAGATCACTCTGGCCAGCCTGATCATCGTCATGGCGGGCCTGCTGCTGGCTTTGCCCTTGAAGTTGTTGCCCAGCCTGCTGGCCGGCCTGCTGGTGTTCGAACTGGTCAACATGCTGACCCCGCGCCTGCAACCGCTGCTGGCCGGCCAACGCGCGCGTTGGCTGGCCGTGGCGCTGCTCGGTACGCTGGTGGTCACTACCTTGACGCTGTTGATTGCCGGTGCCTTCAGCTTTTTGTTGCACGAGGCGGAAAACCCCGGCGCCTCGCTGGACAAGTTCATGGCCCTGGTGGAGCGTGCCCGCGGTCAGCTGCCGCCCTTCATCGAGGGCTACCTGCCCGCCAGTGCCGCTGAGTTCAAGGTGGCCATCGGTGACTGGATCAAGAGCCACCTGAGCGACTTGCAACTGGTGGGCAAGGGCATGGCGCACATGTTCGTGACGCTGCTGATCGGCATGATCCTCGGGGCGATCATCGCCTTGCAGCGTATCCCCGATGTTTCCCGGCGCAAGCCCCTGGCGGCAGCGCTGTTCGAGCGGCTGAACCTGCTGGTGAAGGCGTTTCGCAACATCGTGTTCGCGCAGATCAAGATCTCGCTGCTCAACACGGCCTTTACCGGCATCTTCCTGGCGGTGGTGATGCCGCTGTTCGGCGTGCACCTGCCGCTGACCAAGACGCTGATCGTGCTGACCTTCCTGCTGGGCTTACTGCCGGTGATCGGCAACCTGATGTCCAACACCCTGATCACCATCGTCGGCTTGTCGCTGTCGATCTGGGTGGCGGCGGCGGCACTGGGCTACCTGATCGTCATCCACAAGGTCGAGTACTTCCTCAACGCGCGGATTGTTGGCGGGCAGATCAGTGCCAAGGCATGGGAACTGCTGCTGGCGATGCTGGTGTTCGAGGCGGCATTCGGGCTGCCCGGCGTGGTGGCGGGGCCGATCTACTATGCCTACCTGAAGAGTGAGCTGAAGCGCGAAGAGCTGGTTTGATTCTCTATTAGCCTGTACCGGCCTCTTCGCGGGTAAACCCGCTCCCACAGGTACTGCACAAGTCTCAAGTATTGTGCGATCCCTGTGGGAGCGGGTTTACCCGCGAAGAGGCCAGTCCAGGCCATAGAGATGAATCAGGCAGCGCCGTAACGCTTGCGGGCTTCGATGGCCAGGCCGCTACCAATGCTGCCAAAGATGTTGCCTTCCACGTGCCGCGCATTCGGCAGCATCGCCGACACACTGTTGCGCAGCGCCGGAATGCCGCTGGAACCGCCCGTGAAGAACACCGTGTCAACCTGGCCTTCGCTCACGCCAGCCTTGGCCAGCAGCTCGGTCACGCTGCCGCGTACCCGCTCCAGCAGGCCTTCGATGGCGCCTTCGAACAGCGCTCGGGTCAGTTGGGCAGTCAGCTCGGGCTCGACACGGCGCAGGTCGATGTGGCGGCTGTCTTGCTCGGTCAGCTCGATCTTGCTGGCCTCTACTTCCATCGCCAGCCAGTGCCCGGCGCGCTGCTCGATCAGTTTGAACAGGCGGTCGATGCCAAAACTGTCCTCGATGTCATAGCGCATGCTGCCCAGCGCCAGCTGCGACTTCTGCGAGTACAGGGCGTTGATGGTGTGCCAGGTGGCCAGGTTGAGGTGGTAGCTGGTGGGCATCAGCGCCCCGCTCTTCATGCGGCTGCCATAGCCGAACAGCGGCATCACGCCCTGCAGGCTCAGCTGCTTGTCGAAGTCGGTACCGCCGATGTGCACGCCGCCGGTGGCGAGAATGTCGCTTTGGCGTTCGGCGATCAGGTGGCGCTCGGGCGACAGGCGGATCAACGTGAAGTCTGAAGTACCACCACCGATGTCGACGATCAGCACCAGCTCTTCACGGCTGATGCCCGACTCGTAGTCGAAGGCCGCGGCAATCGGCTCGTACTGGAACGACACATCCTTGAAGCCGATCTTGCGCGCCACGTCGGCCAGGGTGTCCTCGGCTTCCTGGTCAGCAGCCGGGTCTTCGTCGACGAAGAATACCGGGCGGCCCAGCACCACCTGGTCGAACTCACGGCCAGCGGCAGCCTCGGCGCGCTTTTTCAGCTCGCCGATGAACATGCCCAGCAGGTCCTTGAACGGCAGGGCACTGCCCAGCACGCTGGTGTCGTGCTTGATCAGCTTGGAGCCCAGCAGGCTCTTCAGCGAGCGCATCAGGCGGCCTTCGTAGCCTTCCAGGTATTCGTGCAGTGCCAGGCGGCCATACACCGGGCGCCGCTCTTCGATATTGAAGAACACCACCGAGGGCAAGGTGATCTTGCCGTCTTCCAGGGCAATCAGCGACTCCACGCCAGGGCGGTGCCAGCCGACCGTGGAGTTGGAGGTGCCAAAGTCGATGCCCAGGGCGCGGGCCGGGGATACGTCAGACATGGGAAATCAGCTTCCGGAGCGAAAACGGCCGCGCAGTTTATGCCACTTGGCTACAGAATCAAGACCAGTCGTCTGCCATGGCGCAAACCCAAGGCGGTCTTGAAAGGCTATGCTTGACCCCTATCTTCTGTTGCAACACGCACATTCACATTGGTGATCCACAGATGGACTTCAAAGACTATTACAAGATACTCGGCGTAGAGCCCACGGCGGACGACAAGGCAATCAAGGCCGCGTACCGCAAGCTTGCGCGCAAGTATCACCCCGATGTCAGCAAGGAGCGCGACGCCGAGGACAAGTTCAAGGAGGCCAACGAGGCCTACGAAGTGCTGGGCGACGCGCAGAAACGTGCCGAGTTCGACGAAATTCGCAAGTACGGCGGCCAACATGGCCGGCCGTTCCAGGCACCACCGGGCTGGGAGAGCCGCGGCGGTGGCGGCGGCTTCGAGGGCGGCGACTTCTCCGACTTCTTCAGTTCGGTCTTCGGTGGGCGGGGTGGCAACCCCTTCGGTGGCGCCCGGCAGCAGCAACGCAGTGCCGGCAGGCGAGGGCAGGATGTGGAGCTTGAACTGGCGGTGTTCCTTGAAGAGACCCTGAGCAAGGAGTCCAAGCAGATCAGCTTCCAGGTGCCGCAAACCAATGCGTTGGGCCAACGCACCGGCTTCACTACCAAGACCCTGAACGTGAAGATTCCGGCCGGCGTAACCGACGGCGAGCGTATCCGCCTGAAGGGGCAGGGCGCGCCGGGCAGCGGTGGTGGGGCCAATGGCGACCTGTTCCTGACCATCCGCATGGCACCGCACCCGCTGTTCGATGTCGAAGGCCATGACCTGATCATCACTGTGCCGCTGGCACCGTGGGAGGCGGCCCTGGGCACCAAGGTGGCGGTGCCGACCCTGGAAGGCAAGATCAACCTGACCATCCGCCCCGACAGCCAGAGCGGCCAGCGCCTGCGCGTGCCGGGCAAGGGCCTGGCGAACAAGAGCGGTGAGCGCGGCAACCTTTACGCGCAACTGAAAGTGGTCATGCCGCCGGCCTCCGATGAGGCTGCCCGCGAACTGTGGACCAAACTTTCCGAGACCGCGGCGTTCAACCCGAGGACACAATGGAGTAAGTGATCATGAGCAGCACCCTGATCGTTCAACTGGACATGCGTACCCTGTGTCAGGAAGCCGATGTCACGGCGGACTGCGTGATCGAAATCGTCGAGCACGGCATTGTCGAACCCTCCGGGCGAACGCCTGAGGACTGGTTGTTCGACGATCAGGCGCCGTTGGTGGCCAAGCGCGCGGCGAAGCTGCACCAGGAGCTGGAACTGGAGTGGGAAGGGGTGGCGCTGGCGCTGGAGCTGTTGCAGGAAGTGCAGCAGTTGCGCAGCGAGAACAGCATGCTGCGCCAGCGGCTGGGCAGGTTTACCCAGATGTAAGGTTTGCAGGCCCGGCCTCTTCGCGGGTAAACCCGCTCCCACAGAGATCCCACATTGCCCAAGACATGTGAGGTACCTGTGGGAGCGGGTTTACCCGCGAAGAGGCCAGCACAGCCTACATCAATTTCAGGTGGGTTCGGCTCCGGGGTTCAGCACCAGCTGCATGAAGGTCAGGTCCAGCCAGCGGCCAAACTTCACCCCCACCTGCGGCATCTGCCCGGTCACCACGAAGCCCAGCCGCTCATGCAGGCGCACCGATGCAGCATTGCCACTCTCGATGGCTGCCACCATCACATGCTTGCCACACCCACGCGCACGCTCGACCAGCGCTGCCATCAACACCGGCCCCAGCCCTTTGCCACGCTGGTCGCCGCGGATATACACCGAGTGCTCCACGGTGTTGCGAAAGCCCTCGAACGGCCGCCAGTCGCCAAACGAGGCATAACCGAGCACGCCAGTGTCGTCCACCGCCACCAGGATCGGGTAACCCTGCTGCGCCCGCGCCTCGAACCAGGCCTGACGGTTGCCGAGGTCCACCGGGGTTTCGTTCCAGATCGCCGTGGTGTTGCGCACTGCGTCGT
It contains:
- a CDS encoding esterase/lipase family protein, with amino-acid sequence MQQELATRYPLVLVPGMLGFVRVVLYPYWFGIVPALRKGGAQVFPVQVSPLHSSEVRGEQLLEIIEDICTRTGADKVNLIGHSQGALSARYAAAKRPQRVASVTSVAGPNHGSELADHLERTAPGDSPQGRILKAVLHGFAVLLVWLETGWRRDPLPVDVHASHQSLTTDGVALFNQAYPQGLPQTWGGEGAYEVDGVRYYSWSGTLQPGLTDQGRNRFDGSNRFCRLFARGFVKEKGHCDGMVGRFSSHLGQVIGDDYPLDHLDIVNQSLGAVGKGAEPVRLFTEHAARLKAAGL
- a CDS encoding DMT family transporter, with the translated sequence MNYLFPLTAILIWAGNTVVTKMSAGAIQPAEIGFYRWLLAGLLFTPFLLPAVWRNRAAIRPHLGKVFVLGVLGMAMYQSLAYFAAGITSATNMGIILSLMPLMSLALSIAWLGQRLSYGALLGAVVSFFGVLEVVSAGHPASLLQQGLNSGDLLMLVATLAYALYSFLLKKWQLRLPPLQLLYLQVLVAIVVLLPLFLLSDKTGLNSHNIGLVLYACVLASMIAPLVWMQAVHRLGPSRTTLFFNLLPLITALIAALVLDEQLARYHLVGGLLTLAGVVLAERWTTPIRR
- a CDS encoding AraC family transcriptional regulator; translated protein: MPRKYLDIPQFTQLPAPVYFRHDEFVADTHSAVHCHAWGQLNYSAHGVMHLDVAGQRFLSPPQYAVWVPPDTEHGCYNPQAIVYRSIYLDRSLCAALPPLPCSLMISDILKAILGDFARRDLKVAEEERDQRLVQVLLDQLLLAPTQACYLPFAHSDGLRQVLDGLSAEPGDNRPLADWAARVHVSERTLARQFLRELGISFGEWRLRLRFLRAIEALEAGLPIQAIAFDLGYSSASAFIAMFQRQAQCTPEQYRRQARAGR
- a CDS encoding PsiF family protein, which translates into the protein MKVLQIPLLALAVLFSAQGFAANTAQQEKMKTCNADATTKALKGDERKAFMSTCLKKDVPQTQQEKMKTCNADATTKALKGDERKAYMSDCLKKK
- a CDS encoding AI-2E family transporter translates to MTFTPRQITLASLIIVMAGLLLALPLKLLPSLLAGLLVFELVNMLTPRLQPLLAGQRARWLAVALLGTLVVTTLTLLIAGAFSFLLHEAENPGASLDKFMALVERARGQLPPFIEGYLPASAAEFKVAIGDWIKSHLSDLQLVGKGMAHMFVTLLIGMILGAIIALQRIPDVSRRKPLAAALFERLNLLVKAFRNIVFAQIKISLLNTAFTGIFLAVVMPLFGVHLPLTKTLIVLTFLLGLLPVIGNLMSNTLITIVGLSLSIWVAAAALGYLIVIHKVEYFLNARIVGGQISAKAWELLLAMLVFEAAFGLPGVVAGPIYYAYLKSELKREELV
- a CDS encoding Hsp70 family protein, which encodes MSDVSPARALGIDFGTSNSTVGWHRPGVESLIALEDGKITLPSVVFFNIEERRPVYGRLALHEYLEGYEGRLMRSLKSLLGSKLIKHDTSVLGSALPFKDLLGMFIGELKKRAEAAAGREFDQVVLGRPVFFVDEDPAADQEAEDTLADVARKIGFKDVSFQYEPIAAAFDYESGISREELVLIVDIGGGTSDFTLIRLSPERHLIAERQSDILATGGVHIGGTDFDKQLSLQGVMPLFGYGSRMKSGALMPTSYHLNLATWHTINALYSQKSQLALGSMRYDIEDSFGIDRLFKLIEQRAGHWLAMEVEASKIELTEQDSRHIDLRRVEPELTAQLTRALFEGAIEGLLERVRGSVTELLAKAGVSEGQVDTVFFTGGSSGIPALRNSVSAMLPNARHVEGNIFGSIGSGLAIEARKRYGAA
- the cbpA gene encoding curved DNA-binding protein → MDFKDYYKILGVEPTADDKAIKAAYRKLARKYHPDVSKERDAEDKFKEANEAYEVLGDAQKRAEFDEIRKYGGQHGRPFQAPPGWESRGGGGGFEGGDFSDFFSSVFGGRGGNPFGGARQQQRSAGRRGQDVELELAVFLEETLSKESKQISFQVPQTNALGQRTGFTTKTLNVKIPAGVTDGERIRLKGQGAPGSGGGANGDLFLTIRMAPHPLFDVEGHDLIITVPLAPWEAALGTKVAVPTLEGKINLTIRPDSQSGQRLRVPGKGLANKSGERGNLYAQLKVVMPPASDEAARELWTKLSETAAFNPRTQWSK
- a CDS encoding chaperone modulator CbpM, whose translation is MSSTLIVQLDMRTLCQEADVTADCVIEIVEHGIVEPSGRTPEDWLFDDQAPLVAKRAAKLHQELELEWEGVALALELLQEVQQLRSENSMLRQRLGRFTQM
- a CDS encoding GNAT family N-acetyltransferase, with the protein product MSYEIRDALPTDVPGILDIYNDAVRNTTAIWNETPVDLGNRQAWFEARAQQGYPILVAVDDTGVLGYASFGDWRPFEGFRNTVEHSVYIRGDQRGKGLGPVLMAALVERARGCGKHVMVAAIESGNAASVRLHERLGFVVTGQMPQVGVKFGRWLDLTFMQLVLNPGAEPT